ACAGTGATAATGACGTTGagattttatttcatttttttataccATTTGTGTGTATCTAAGTCTTGCCTTATTATCCAATGGAGGCCAAAACTTGATCTAATTTTTTAGTTTCGATTATGGAACCAGGTAATGAGTTCTTATATCCACCACCTGTTGTGTCGTGTGTACAGCAGGTAACATGCCACATTTCCCTATATATTTAAAGCCAAAATAAAAGATTTTGCCTGCAACTCTTATGTTTTCCAGAGATACATGGTTCTTGGAGATAATTGTGATGATCACCTGCCAACATTTTCTAAATTCAAAGATATCTAGGGTTTGTGCGAGCAAGATGACTATTGTTAGGCACCTGTGATCTAGATGCGAATTGACCTACATGAGGCCTGAAAAATGGGAATCCAGTTATATATGGAATATGGTCCCTCTCGTTATAAAAGAATTCACTTGGACCATTCCTATTCCTGTATTGAGAGTTGTTCTGGGATGGATATGAGTGGTGTTGATAATCAGCATAAAATGGATGAACTGGAACTTGATAATTCTCAAATTCAGCAGACGTATGCCATCCCCTTGTAAACCTCGAAGTTGCATTCTCCATTCGTGTTGTATGAGTTGATGAAGCAGCCTCTTGAGCTCTTCTACGGCCACCAACATCCCTAAGCTTATCTTGTTCAGATGATCTTCTCTTTTTTGATGGTTTTGTATTCTGGGTTTCATGCTGCCGCTTTATACCTAAAAATTATTATGAGTGTCATCATTTGATAACCAATAAAGTCAAAAACAGGAAGATAGTGAACAACAAACCCCTCCGCCAAAACTACCTTTAGATACATTTGCATAACCGTGTTTCTTCTTTTGCCTCATTGCCCTCACAGACCTTGCAGCTTCACCTCGTCTGTGCTTCTCAGAAAGCACTTTAACTCTATCGGCTTCATTTTTCCATCTCTGAAGAGTGAAGAACAATAAAAGTAAGAAATATTAACATCCTAATGATTGCAAGGAAAATAGAAATCCAAAACTGCCTTTCACCTGTCTATATGTTTTCAGTTTATAGAGATTTCGGCCCTTTATAAGCAAAGGAAAAAGTGGAGGTAATTTCCTATCCCCACTACTCCAAAGCACCTCAACCTGAAAGTATTAGAAGCAGAATTTGATTTAGCAATGAATCACCAACTCACCACCATAGACAAGTAGAAGTTGTTGAAGTGAAAAGAGTTCTTCTTTATACTAATCCACAAAATCTGGGGGAGACATTTATGTCATGATATGTAGGTATGAAACCAAGTATATTATTACATAATAATCTTGTGATACATAGAACACACAAATCTTTGCAATAGAATACATATCACGAAGTAATTCCCATCCATTGTAAAAGATCAGAGATATACTGCAGGCGACTTTGTCTTTCTTCCGCCCACAATGATCTAATTGACAGTAAAGCTAGAGTCTTACAGTAAAGGTGTGTTGTTGTTTAGCTGCACCGTAGCTTTCCTTAACAACTCTCCCAGCAACAGTTCTGCTTCCTATAACTCTTCCATTCCGAGTCTTTTTCTCAAACCTGAGAAAATATGTTAGTCAGCTTGAGAAAGAATATTTCGGTTGGAAGGAAAACCGGCATAGATAGAAAATGATGAGAGAAACAGAATACTTCTCATAAACCTTCTGTCTGAACAAAACGACATCTCCCTTGCAGACATCACCTAAAGACATCGAGAAGATTACTGTTTATTTGGATAGTTTTAAGAGTAAGTCAGAGAAAAAGGGAAGGGGGGAGGAGGCgcaggggggggggggggggggagccACTAAGAACAATATACCAGTGCAATTAATGATAAAGGATGATCTCGGGTAGAGATTGTATCCGTTTCCATCTTTTAACCTGAGATATCAAAAGCGTCACTTGCCAAGGGAACAATTCGTTTGCACTAAAATCTTCAGGGTGTATATTCTTAATTCTTATAAATGATTAGTTATAAGAAATATATTTACTAAAATTACTCTTGTCCCTCAAATGTAACTTGAAACCACTTAAAAACAGGAAATGATGATACCTACAAAATCATCAATAGCTTTGCCATTTCATATAAAATTTCCTTTCCCCTCAAATTGCTTCATACACTGTCTAACATGTCCTTAATCGACATACATTTTCCAATTGTAACAGCTATATGTCTCACACATAAAACACATTCAAACCTTgataaattaaagaaaccattcCCTAACACGAagcttatttactcataattgctttaaataattaaattcaacACAACGGGTTGCATGAAATGGAGAAAGGAATTACCCCCAATGCTCCTGTATCCTCGCAACACAAACAGCTCTAGTCCCAGATATCCTGAGGCCGTGTTTCCGCAAATAGGCTTTGCATTCTCTCAATTTCAACGATTCTATGTCATTTCCTTCTGCCAAATCGAAAAACTGATATCAGTTAACACACTATTTACTATATAGTCTAGCATTTAAGTTGATTAATGAATAGATAAATAAAActgaaaaccctaaaaacccaaAACCTCGAAGGAGGGCGACGACTTTGTTGGCGAGGGACTCATCATCGTCGCCGTCATCGTTGTGACcattgccagtgtcatcggatTCGGACGAGTCATCGCGATCGGTGTAATCGTCGTCCCCGTCGCCCGCGTCTTCCTCATATTCATCAtcattatcttcttcttcttcttcggaAGAGATCACAATCACTGCGCGCTTTCCTCTACCAGCATCCATGTCATCACACGCTCGCACGCCCGCGTATAAATTACTTTTGAAAAATGTATTTTTGGTCAgaacttttcaaaaaaatttttttttttggtcaagagaacttttcaaaaatattgaaaaatagCTGACTATAGAACTGAGCTTTGACTCTTTTTTCTTGGGCTCCTTTAATGCCTTGCTTACTCTCTCTTTGGGCTTTGGCCCCTTACCAAATAAAAGGCCTCTCTGTTCGAATTTATTAGGTGCTTTAAGAATAAATGAGACCAAgcccagaaaaaaaaaatgcgaatgagactttttatttttattttattccatCCATGTTGTCATACATAGGCAATGTGAGTTATTTTtacataaattaatttaaatagaGTAAAGTGACAATTAGATTACTGAAAAAAGACTTTGGATTAATTagtctttgaaaaaaaaagtaccaATTAGGTCTTCTAAAATAGCAAACAGTGGACATGTATGTCCTTTTGTCAATGAATAGTATGAAACAAAATAGAATTGTCcatgtattttattatttacagTGGTATATGTCTCGTTACTGTCACATGAGCAGAAAATGATGCAGTTTTGGAcagtaaaatatttattatctttTGAGTTTTCATATATCTTTTATCAACTGCTCTCTATTTATCACAAATCCTatcaaaacaagtgaaatttcGCTCCAAAAGTTGTTATTTACATGATTATCTTTCATAGATAAACACGTCAGAGTAATTAACGGTACATATAAGCATAACCGTTAGGTTTTAGTAGATGAATTGATAGAATGTGCCCACCATTTGCTATCGTAGTTGACCAAATTGGTACTTTTTTTTTACGGACTAATTAGTCTAAAGTCTAAATCTTCAGCCTTCAGGGACCTAAGTCTCACCATTATGGGTTTATGGTTTTATACAAGAGTATGTAGTGAAGTATCACAACCGAGCGACATAAATAAATTCCTACGTGGTCTCTGAGATTCACGATTTTTATTCTTCTAAATTTTTAGATTCAAAATTTACTATATTAGTCCTTAAAATTCAACTCCAGACACTATATTAGTTCCTAGACTTTTTTCGGTGCTGAGTTAACGAACAAAATGCTGAGCTAATTCTGATTTATCATGCTAGACATAGGGTTAAGTGATGTCGTTTGGTTTTAGTActtaaataaagtaaaaaaatgaaacaaatcaaacaaaaaaaaaagttaaaaagaagGAATTAtgcattttttatatattctttttgataataaatacaaaaacttttaaaaaaatgcataactttataaataaaaagacataaattttacatgaagaataaagaaagaagaagaagaataagaaaaagaaaaaagaaaataaaacattcTATCTTGCATCATGTTTAAAATTTTGATGTCAGAGTTAAGTATCTCTTATGTCACAGTTAACAATCTTCTAAGAagaattaaaacaaaaaaatcaaacaaataaaaaagaaattatactatttattttatctttttagtttaacttttttgacaataaacatagaaaattaaagaaaaaacacataactctataaataaaaacacaaattcTACACacaacaaaaagaagaaagactaAAAGTAAGAAGGAGAAGCAAAAAAAATGCAACATTCTATTTTATATGTCACAGTTAAAAAATTTCAgtgtcaaaattaaaaaattcctgTGTCGTTTTATGCTTTTTCTCAAAAAATTCCTCCTCCTCTCCCTTCTTGTTTTCATAGTTCTTTTTATTTCTCACacataatttttattgtttatccTCTAATAAGAGtataacaaaaaaagaaagaactatgcaatctttttttattttttgtttttttttttacaataaaataaacacaaatttttgaaaaaaaaatacataactatatacataaaaacacaaaaattctACATGAAGAAATTATAATAAAGAagaataagcaaaaataaacttTAGCTTCAAATCCAGAATTTTGAgaaattgatataaaataaaaaatttcttgtatcaaaactaaaaattttccgtcacattcaaaaaatttaatgttatttttaaCGTAAGGAAGATGTGTGATTTCATGCGCATGTATGACCGTCGTGAATGATTTTTGTTGGATTTGGACTACCTTAGTTTGgagttaataaaaatatttgaatgcATAACAAAACTCCAACTGCCGACGCAAAATGTTACCTAGCAAGTGTAGCTTATACACTTCATTGTGAATCTTAGTCCTTGTTACAACGTACAACAATATATTGTGACATTCTAATAACAATCAGTAATATTTCTCACCTGCAACTTAACACACTACACCTTTACAGTGGGGAATACAAATGCTATAGGAGCACCTTCAACCCTGCTCCTACCTAgtgttaattaaataaagagagaagaagaggaaagaagaaagagagaaaagggGGGGTACAAGGGTTGGATAACCCCAGACACTAAGGATATATGCCGAGCCATAATGTAACACGCAATCCCTTGATAGGGGTATGAACGTGATATCAATTAGTATTTAATTAGCCAGATTAATCACTTTAGTTGACAGCAGCGTTCGATATTCCGTGGAGATTCAGGTGTTTCGATGTTTCTACTGAGCTTTTACAAGACTTCGAGATGGGCCATGCAGCAATTTCACAAATCCAAGGAAGCTTAACTTGCCATCAGTGTGCCGAATCCAATCATGAAGAACAGCATGAACAGGGACAGATGGGCCAAGGCCAAGTTCCTGATAATATAGTTAAAATCAATGATCAGAAATGCATTTACATGACTATAAAACGAGGTCATAGTTAGCCCATAAACTTCAACTTCAACTGGTTTCGTGCAATGCCTACTCAGGAGGAAACTTAAAAATGGACATTGAGTCATGAATGACATCATGATCGGAGGGGGGAAAAAACGAAGTCACAGTGCATATTTCGGACACAGTAAATATTGTCACATGTAAAATCATCATGTTCATATTGTTTGTATGAAGACATGTATGCATAAGCTATGATCGTGGTCAAATTAAACATACCGAAGCTAGCTCTTCAATGACTATAGCCCTGTTTCCATCCTTTTCAAAAAGTTCATAGGCACACCGTGCATGTTGCTCCCACCGGTCAAGTGCTTCAAGTTGATGAACACTAAGTGTAGCTGCACAAAACTCATCAAAATCCATCCTCCTATATTGCAATGCATTAAGCTGCGACCCAAATTCATTTTAATCAGTAAGCACTGTTGGTACATATTCTATTTGAATAATTTACGGAAGCATTTCTACAGTTAAATCATAAAACTCACTGATCCAAGGAAGTCAGGAATGCGTGACTCCTTCATAGCATCTGTTGCATTTTTCACCAAGGCCTGACCATGTCAAATTTGTGAGATGGCAAACACCATCATCTTAACCAAGTAtataaaaagaatttgaaaCAACACTAACTGCTTTGATGTTCTCCAGGCTAATGGTTCCATTTTTGTTTGGCTCCAAAAGAGTAAACTGCTCCTTTAAATAAAATAGCTCGTCTACAGTTAACGTCTTGGACAGTGCCTGTGTTGGTGCCCATCACAATAATATTTTGCTTAGTTATTGAGAAGCTTAATGTATAGTGTGATCAGTTGAAAGCAAAAAGAGCATTACATAACAAAGAAAAGAAGCACCTAAAAGTGCAATGCTTCAGTCACCTTCAATATTGGAAAGAAAATGCATAAATAAAACTTCTTGTCATGTCTTTAGCTCATACTTCCAAAGAGCATTTTCATGATAAGATAATCAACTCATTCGAAAAGAATATAAACATTAAAtgaatacaaatttttatcatATACATATACACACCCTTAAAGCTGCTTTTCGTAGAGATGAGGAACGCATATATGCTTTCATGAGCTTGAATATTAGAATATCCAGGGGTACTTTTACATCCTTGTTGCTTTTAATCCATGGATGACCTGTGACATATAATAGTAAGCAACAAAAtagaaatataataaatcatggGAACCTCCAGTGATTTACTGAGATTCTCACTCAATGCTTGTGCTGCAGTCATTCTTTTCCGTGGATCTTTATTTAATAGTCGCTTAACAAAATTCCTTGCCTCAGCTGACAGAGACGGCCAAGGAGGTTCATCAAAACTTGGATCAGCTTTCAATACAGCACGAAAGATACCAGATTCAGTTCGGGCCCAAAAGGGACGGCTGCCACATAATAAAATATATGCAATGACTCCAATACTCCAGATATCAGCCTCAGTACTGTAAGCTCTATGTAGAACTTCAGGAGCCACATAATACGCACTACCAACAATATCATTAAGCCTTTCATCTGAAAGGCAcagaaaaaagtaaaatataaagCAATTCCAAGATAGTAAATGGCATGCAACATGCATGAATGAAATCAAAATATACCTGGTTTAACAAAATCTGACAACCCAAAGTCTATGGCCTTTAGCTCCGAGTTGTCATCCTTAGATGTGAACAAAAAGTTCTGATCCAAAAATTAGCAATCCTTAGAATATAATGCTTGATAAGAATAAGAAAATAACATCCACATACCACATGAACCAAAATCATAACAATATTAGAAATATGTCATGCAAGAGTATAGGAGTACATCAATTAATGAGAAAATCCTTCACTAGAGCCTACAATTTGCTGTCTCCTACCCATCTTGTTTAACATAAAATGGAAACAAACATTTTTTCCCAACGCAAAAGATATATTGGGCAACATGGCCTAGGCTCAATATTCTGATGCAGGAGAAGAAAAACAACTGCCGAAATTGTGAATATAATTTTACCTCAGGTTTAAGATCACGATGCACAACACCCTGCAGGTGGCAAAACGCAACAACATTTAATATTTGTCTCAAGACAGCCTTTGCATCTTCCTCAGTGTATTTTCCACCCCTGTGTACATAGAGAGATATCTATTAGCCATGAAACAC
The genomic region above belongs to Arachis stenosperma cultivar V10309 chromosome 5, arast.V10309.gnm1.PFL2, whole genome shotgun sequence and contains:
- the LOC130982446 gene encoding CDPK-related kinase 5-like, with amino-acid sequence MGLCNSKPYSNPTRSSRNFDPHGNSSTANNNDGAGAHSSSVNGGNPSADAPNDGDKRSPFFPFYTPSPAHYWFSKKSPAARSPATSDSTPRRFFKRPFPPPSPAKHIRAVLARRHGSVKPNEATIPEGSEADEVVALDKNFGFSKHFGNKFEVGSEVGRGHFGYTCAAKFKKGELKGQQVAVKVIPKAKMTTAIAIEDVRREVKILRALTGHKNLVQFYDAYEDHDNVYIVMEFCEGGELLDRILSRGGKYTEEDAKAVLRQILNVVAFCHLQGVVHRDLKPENFLFTSKDDNSELKAIDFGLSDFVKPDERLNDIVGSAYYVAPEVLHRAYSTEADIWSIGVIAYILLCGSRPFWARTESGIFRAVLKADPSFDEPPWPSLSAEARNFVKRLLNKDPRKRMTAAQALSHPWIKSNKDVKVPLDILIFKLMKAYMRSSSLRKAALRALSKTLTVDELFYLKEQFTLLEPNKNGTISLENIKAALVKNATDAMKESRIPDFLGSLNALQYRRMDFDEFCAATLSVHQLEALDRWEQHARCAYELFEKDGNRAIVIEELASELGLGPSVPVHAVLHDWIRHTDGKLSFLGFVKLLHGPSRSLVKAQ
- the LOC130979509 gene encoding zinc finger CCCH domain-containing protein 62 — translated: MDAGRGKRAVIVISSEEEEEDNDDEYEEDAGDGDDDYTDRDDSSESDDTGNGHNDDGDDDESLANKVVALLREGNDIESLKLRECKAYLRKHGLRISGTRAVCVARIQEHWGLKDGNGYNLYPRSSFIINCTGDVCKGDVVLFRQKVYEKFEKKTRNGRVIGSRTVAGRVVKESYGAAKQQHTFTVEVLWSSGDRKLPPLFPLLIKGRNLYKLKTYRQRWKNEADRVKVLSEKHRRGEAARSVRAMRQKKKHGYANVSKGIKRQHETQNTKPSKKRRSSEQDKLRDVGGRRRAQEAASSTHTTRMENATSRFTRGWHTSAEFENYQVPVHPFYADYQHHSYPSQNNSQYRNRNGPSEFFYNERDHIPYITGFPFFRPHVGQFASRSQVPNNSHLARTNPRYL